One window from the genome of Pseudonocardia hierapolitana encodes:
- a CDS encoding branched-chain amino acid ABC transporter substrate-binding protein, protein MSRKRMVLAVAATLAGALVLAACGGGGGGDTGGAAPTQQRAEPTQAPFSPPADAELPAGDGQGQCSGNPSIAYVGTIAGANAGLGIAIKQAVELAIEEHNQANAGCQVSYKEFDTGGSPQTALAPTVAAINDPSILGIVGLPFSGESEAVGPALTEAGLVSVTPSATRPDLTTKGWSHFFRGLGNDAVQGPAAARFITGTLGAQSVCVIRDDSAYGQGLATELTNALGDAATCQEEVKTGQREFSAAIGTIQSANPNAIFYAGYYDEGAPFAQQLRDAGIEADLVVPDGVKDPIFVQNAGEASDGVYMTCPCLPGDVFPEFTNAYKARWNVDPQTYSAEAYDATTILLRGLDQGIADRAALLEHVRNYQGQGLTKRFQWNENGELNETPVWSYVVRDGQIQRLSPIE, encoded by the coding sequence ATGAGTCGGAAGCGGATGGTGCTCGCGGTCGCCGCGACACTGGCCGGAGCCCTGGTGCTCGCGGCGTGTGGCGGCGGTGGCGGTGGTGACACCGGTGGTGCCGCCCCGACCCAGCAGCGTGCAGAGCCGACGCAGGCGCCGTTCAGCCCGCCGGCCGACGCCGAGCTCCCGGCCGGCGACGGTCAGGGGCAGTGCAGCGGCAACCCGTCGATCGCCTACGTCGGCACGATCGCCGGCGCGAACGCGGGGCTGGGCATCGCGATCAAGCAGGCGGTCGAGCTCGCGATCGAGGAGCACAACCAGGCCAACGCCGGCTGCCAGGTCAGCTACAAGGAGTTCGACACGGGCGGTTCCCCGCAGACCGCGCTCGCTCCCACGGTCGCCGCCATCAACGACCCGTCGATCCTCGGGATCGTGGGGCTGCCGTTCTCCGGCGAGTCCGAGGCCGTCGGCCCGGCGCTCACCGAGGCGGGCCTGGTCTCGGTCACCCCGTCGGCCACCCGGCCGGACCTCACGACGAAGGGCTGGTCGCACTTCTTCCGCGGCCTGGGCAACGACGCGGTGCAGGGGCCCGCTGCGGCCCGGTTCATCACCGGCACCCTCGGCGCCCAGAGCGTCTGCGTGATCCGCGACGACAGCGCGTACGGGCAGGGTCTCGCCACCGAGCTGACCAACGCCCTGGGTGACGCCGCCACGTGCCAGGAGGAGGTCAAGACCGGTCAGCGCGAGTTCTCCGCGGCGATCGGCACCATCCAGTCGGCCAACCCGAACGCGATCTTCTACGCCGGGTACTACGACGAGGGCGCCCCGTTCGCCCAGCAGCTGCGCGACGCCGGCATCGAGGCGGACCTCGTGGTGCCGGACGGTGTGAAGGACCCGATCTTCGTCCAGAACGCCGGTGAGGCGTCCGACGGTGTCTACATGACCTGCCCGTGCCTGCCGGGTGACGTGTTCCCGGAGTTCACGAACGCCTACAAGGCCCGCTGGAACGTCGACCCGCAGACCTACTCGGCCGAGGCGTACGACGCCACGACGATCCTGCTGCGCGGCCTCGACCAGGGCATCGCCGACCGCGCCGCACTGCTCGAGCACGTGCGCAACTACCAGGGGCAGGGCCTGACCAAGCGGTTCCAGTGGAACGAGAACGGTGAGCTCAACGAGACACCGGTGTGGAGCTACGTCGTGAGGGACGGCCAGATCCAGCGGCTGTCGCCGATCGAGTAG
- a CDS encoding branched-chain amino acid ABC transporter permease: MTHVTSVLAQDGLIDFNFELLIDRFWANTIDGLSYGSIYALVAIGYTLVYGVLRLINFAHSEIFVIGVFAAYFTFASLGFVPGESPQLGLFVLIGSLLAAGLVAMAVSGGSAVLLERVCYRPLRKRGAPPLVFLITAIGASFAIQQIFLITLGANSQPTIRLLRPTEVFEIFGARVTNIQIMTVVAAIVLMVVADTFVNRTRLGRGVRAVSQDPATATLMGVNRERVFMLTFLLGGVLAGAAALFYIMTIPAAAVYNGGFLLGIKAFTAAVLGGIGNLRGALLGGLVLGVVENYGQSFFGGEWRDVIAFVLLIVVLMFRPTGILGESLAKARA; this comes from the coding sequence ATCACCCACGTCACGAGCGTGCTCGCGCAGGACGGGCTGATCGACTTCAACTTCGAGTTGCTGATCGACCGGTTCTGGGCCAACACCATCGACGGCCTGTCCTACGGCTCCATCTATGCCCTGGTGGCAATCGGATACACACTGGTCTACGGCGTGCTGCGCCTGATCAACTTCGCGCACAGCGAGATCTTCGTCATCGGCGTCTTCGCCGCCTACTTCACGTTCGCGTCGCTGGGGTTCGTCCCCGGCGAGTCGCCCCAGCTGGGGCTGTTCGTGCTGATCGGTTCGCTGCTGGCTGCCGGGCTCGTGGCGATGGCGGTGTCGGGCGGATCCGCCGTGCTGCTGGAGCGCGTCTGCTACCGGCCGCTGCGCAAGCGCGGCGCTCCACCGCTGGTCTTCTTGATCACCGCGATCGGCGCGTCGTTCGCCATCCAGCAGATCTTCCTGATCACGCTCGGCGCCAACTCGCAGCCGACGATCCGGCTCCTGCGCCCGACCGAGGTGTTCGAGATCTTCGGTGCGCGGGTCACGAACATCCAGATCATGACGGTCGTGGCGGCGATCGTGCTGATGGTCGTCGCCGACACGTTCGTCAACCGAACCCGCCTCGGGCGGGGCGTCCGGGCGGTGTCCCAGGACCCGGCGACGGCCACGCTGATGGGCGTCAACCGCGAGCGCGTCTTCATGCTCACGTTCCTGCTCGGCGGCGTACTGGCCGGCGCGGCCGCGCTGTTCTACATCATGACCATCCCGGCGGCAGCGGTGTACAACGGCGGCTTCCTGCTCGGCATCAAGGCTTTCACCGCCGCGGTGCTCGGTGGGATCGGGAACCTGCGCGGCGCCCTGCTCGGAGGGCTGGTGCTGGGCGTCGTCGAGAACTACGGCCAGTCGTTCTTCGGCGGCGAGTGGCGCGATGTCATCGCGTTCGTGCTGCTGATCGTCGTGCTGATGTTCCGGCCCACCGGCATCCTCGGCGAGTCGCTCGCGAAGGCACGCGCATGA